From a region of the Rhodococcus sp. 4CII genome:
- a CDS encoding response regulator transcription factor, producing the protein MRILVVDDDRAVRESLRRSLSFNGYSVELAVDGIDALEKVATARPDALVLDVMMPRLDGLEVCRRLRSTGDDLPILVLTARDSVSERVSGLDAGADDYLPKPFALEELLARLRALLRRAAPEPGIDSEKMTFEDLTLDPVTREVTRGERSISLTRTEFSLLEMLMANPRRVLTRGRILEEVWGYDFPTSGNALEVYVGYLRRKTEADGEPRLLHTVRGVGYVLRETPP; encoded by the coding sequence ATGCGCATTTTGGTGGTCGACGACGATCGGGCCGTGAGGGAGTCCTTACGGCGCTCCCTGAGCTTCAACGGGTACTCGGTGGAACTGGCCGTCGACGGTATCGATGCTCTGGAGAAGGTGGCGACCGCACGTCCCGACGCGCTGGTGCTCGACGTGATGATGCCGCGCCTGGACGGTCTCGAGGTGTGCCGCCGGTTGCGGAGCACCGGCGATGACCTGCCGATTCTCGTGCTCACGGCGCGCGACTCCGTGTCGGAGCGGGTGTCGGGGCTGGACGCCGGCGCCGACGACTACCTTCCGAAGCCGTTCGCCCTCGAGGAGTTGCTGGCCCGGTTGCGCGCACTGTTGCGCCGCGCCGCGCCCGAGCCGGGCATCGACTCGGAGAAGATGACGTTCGAGGACCTCACGCTCGACCCGGTCACCCGCGAGGTGACGCGGGGTGAGCGGTCCATCAGCCTGACTCGTACCGAGTTCTCGCTCCTCGAGATGCTGATGGCCAACCCTCGCCGGGTGCTCACCCGCGGCCGCATCCTCGAGGAGGTGTGGGGTTACGACTTCCCGACATCCGGGAACGCGCTGGAGGTCTACGTCGGGTACTTGCGTCGCAAGACGGAGGCAGACGGGGAGCCGCGTCTGTTGCACACGGTCCGCGGAGTCGGCTACGTCCTGCGGGAGACCCCTCCGTGA